The proteins below are encoded in one region of Nilaparvata lugens isolate BPH chromosome X, ASM1435652v1, whole genome shotgun sequence:
- the LOC120354560 gene encoding uncharacterized protein LOC120354560, which translates to MSSSSSSTSSSFILPDSPPAQERILNYWQQKAALAAKASTAALAPSPLTVEPPSPGEIVLGDSPVQHLAPPATWAPRRVVPTTLTNNNMKQKQWKRRRLVFDEPEVSEDEDETIFSQTKKLAAMENESSLVPLMKEVERAEEDERREMDFVQLINQPAPKPWVPLRELKEDAPYPIISAREHTNKHGRRVILKISNAGSKSVCEVYLPQRFASCISTEKIVEFNKNCKNLVMIVSHKSGNLSDIKIVKNQQFLYLYNSSNYVLQIV; encoded by the exons ATgagttcatcatcatcatcaacctcGTCTTCATTCATCCTCCCAGATAGCCCACCAGCACAGGAGCGTATCCTCAACTACTGGCAACAGAAAGCTGCCCTCGCTGCCAAGGCGTCCACTGCTGCACTTGCTCCTTCTCCGCTCACCGTGGAACCACCATCGCCGGGGGAGATCGTGCTGGGTGACAGTCCAGTTCAACACTTGGCTCCACCTGCTACCTGGGCACCACGACGTGTGGTGCCAACAACTCTGACCAACAACAACATGAAGCAGAAGcagtggaagaggaggaggttgGTGTTTGATGAGCCTGAGGTTAGCGAGGATGAGGATGAGACAATCTTCTCACAAACAAAG aaacttGCTGCAATGGAGAACGAGTCATCGCTTGTCCCCCTGATGAAGGAAGTGGAGAGGGCAGAGGAGGATGAGAGGAGGGAGATGGACTTTGTCCAACTCATCAATCAGCCTGCACCCAAACCCTGGGTGCCGCTGAGAGAGTTGAAAGAGGATGCTCCCTACCCCATTATCAGCGCGAGGGAGCATACCAATAAACATGGACGAcgagttattttgaaaattagcaatgcaggaagcaaatctgtGTGTGAGGTATATTTACCACAacgatttgcttcctgcattagcacagaaaaaattgtagagttcaacaaaaattgtaaaaatttggtaATGATAGTATCACATAAGTCAGGGAATTTgagtgatataaaaattgttaagaatcaacaatttttatatctatacaatTCGTCTAATTATGTGTTACAAATTGTATAG